A DNA window from Chitinibacter fontanus contains the following coding sequences:
- a CDS encoding ABC transporter substrate-binding protein — protein sequence MNFKRSVLVGAAVFAASIMSAQAATKVEFWSHSLAPTYDAYHKQVVDKFNAEHKDIEVVQKDLGWGAMKPAIVAAVAEGNVPGLALVPTNWMVEMAPKLLTPVDSIINKAQFTGAALANATTDGKIYGFPSYQVTAVMVYNKDMLAKAGVKPEFKTLDDVFAAAKKIQAATGKPGWAPKLQDGFTGWFMFEGLPVIQNGKAVYNSPAHVALVQKFADAYKAGTIVKDTNLTFDEQIAMFANGGVAMFAEGGHAVKKIKDANPAAYKAADVTTFPLGDNGKLAFGGWTTMYVVPKGQKDMKSVGVVGNFITGEWAQEQFAKASYTFASTKNANAAAAKDPALNDMTDPGKKAFKMGGLVIDKTRHLFLKDLPGNVDEGALSKAMDAKIEAALQGRISVKQALDEAVADSNKRLSAK from the coding sequence ATGAACTTTAAGCGTTCCGTTCTCGTTGGTGCTGCAGTATTCGCTGCATCAATCATGTCTGCTCAAGCTGCAACTAAAGTTGAGTTCTGGTCTCATTCATTGGCTCCAACTTACGATGCATACCACAAGCAAGTTGTTGACAAGTTCAACGCTGAACACAAAGACATCGAAGTTGTTCAGAAAGATTTGGGCTGGGGCGCAATGAAGCCAGCTATCGTTGCTGCAGTTGCTGAAGGTAACGTACCAGGCTTGGCATTGGTTCCAACTAACTGGATGGTTGAAATGGCTCCTAAGCTGTTGACTCCAGTTGACAGCATCATCAATAAAGCTCAGTTCACTGGCGCTGCTTTGGCAAATGCGACTACTGACGGCAAAATCTACGGCTTCCCTTCTTACCAAGTTACTGCCGTAATGGTTTACAACAAAGACATGCTGGCTAAAGCTGGCGTGAAACCAGAATTCAAAACTCTGGACGACGTATTCGCTGCTGCGAAAAAAATCCAAGCTGCAACTGGTAAACCAGGTTGGGCGCCAAAACTGCAAGACGGTTTCACTGGTTGGTTCATGTTTGAAGGTCTGCCAGTTATTCAAAACGGCAAAGCTGTTTACAACAGCCCAGCTCACGTAGCTTTGGTTCAAAAATTTGCTGATGCTTACAAAGCAGGTACTATCGTTAAAGATACTAACCTGACATTTGACGAACAAATCGCTATGTTCGCAAACGGCGGCGTTGCTATGTTCGCTGAAGGCGGCCACGCAGTTAAGAAAATTAAAGACGCGAACCCAGCTGCTTACAAAGCTGCTGACGTAACGACTTTCCCATTGGGTGACAACGGCAAGTTGGCATTCGGCGGCTGGACTACTATGTACGTAGTTCCAAAAGGCCAGAAAGACATGAAATCAGTAGGTGTGGTTGGTAACTTCATCACTGGTGAGTGGGCTCAAGAGCAATTCGCTAAAGCTTCTTACACATTTGCTTCTACTAAAAATGCAAATGCAGCTGCAGCTAAAGACCCAGCTCTGAATGACATGACTGATCCAGGCAAAAAAGCATTCAAAATGGGTGGTTTGGTTATCGACAAAACTCGTCACTTGTTCCTGAAAGATTTGCCAGGTAACGTTGATGAAGGCGCATTGTCTAAAGCAATGGACGCTAAAATCGAAGCTGCTTTGCAAGGCCGTATTTCTGTGAAACAAGCTTTGGATGAAGCAGTAGCTGATTCTAACAAACGTCTGTCTGCTAAATAA
- a CDS encoding carbohydrate ABC transporter permease, with product MKNSNFMAYFFLAPALILMGVFVFWPVGFNTYLAFNHYEIAGGAVEWNNFDNFRRIWEEDLFHQAVKNSLLFLLVVPFIQLLSLLIAKLVNNKMPGMTFFRAVYYIPVITAISIAGIVWQFVFKYDGMLNSFLSTIVHLFHIFPQDKVVDIDWLGDPDIAMYSIMIFTLWKGLGYYMVLYLAGLQAIPAEVEEAAILDGANAWERFWKITIPMVKPTILLCTMLSTIGALKVFLEVLVLTDGKAETYTALYYVYDQAFRNYDFGVAAAAGLVVTFFCMILAAIQFRFFGDK from the coding sequence GTGAAAAACTCCAACTTTATGGCCTATTTCTTCTTGGCCCCCGCCTTGATCTTGATGGGTGTTTTTGTATTTTGGCCCGTGGGTTTCAACACCTATTTGGCTTTTAATCATTATGAAATTGCAGGGGGAGCTGTAGAGTGGAATAACTTTGATAACTTCCGCCGCATTTGGGAAGAGGATCTTTTTCATCAAGCGGTAAAAAATTCATTGTTGTTCTTGCTAGTGGTTCCATTTATCCAGTTGCTTTCGCTGTTGATTGCTAAGCTGGTAAATAACAAGATGCCTGGCATGACCTTCTTCCGTGCGGTTTACTACATTCCAGTTATTACAGCAATTTCAATTGCCGGTATCGTTTGGCAGTTCGTATTCAAATACGATGGTATGTTGAACTCATTCCTTTCAACCATCGTTCATCTGTTCCATATTTTCCCGCAAGACAAAGTTGTTGATATCGATTGGTTGGGTGATCCAGATATCGCAATGTACTCGATCATGATTTTTACGCTGTGGAAAGGTTTGGGTTACTACATGGTACTGTATCTCGCAGGCTTACAAGCTATCCCTGCAGAGGTGGAAGAAGCCGCGATCCTTGACGGTGCAAATGCTTGGGAGCGTTTCTGGAAAATTACAATTCCTATGGTTAAACCGACCATTCTGCTGTGTACCATGCTTTCAACAATCGGTGCGTTGAAAGTGTTCCTAGAGGTATTGGTATTAACAGACGGTAAAGCAGAGACATATACCGCGCTCTACTACGTATATGACCAAGCGTTCCGCAACTATGACTTCGGCGTTGCTGCTGCAGCTGGTCTGGTTGTGACCTTCTTCTGCATGATCTTGGCCGCTATCCAATTCCGTTTCTTTGGCGATAAATAA
- a CDS encoding carbohydrate ABC transporter permease translates to MFKSKELNRLVTMALQYASLMAFGLFTMFPLLWAVSFGLSSDGSYAYLFPQSFVPHVSGGDGTYSIGTTLVWFERVFVEIPFSTYFKNSVIITTLAVVGTVVISVLAAYPLARMRFAGRNFIFVAIIATLMLPQETALVPNYITIVKLGNFADWLQLTLTGSDAATWKKLIGMNSYLGVVLPGIAGAFGIFLMKQAFEAVPQDLIDAARVDGATEMQILWRVMLPVTTPSIAALAIFTLVNQWNEYIWSSIVMRAKTMQPLAVGVFNDLTGPLSGSQNTLMAAIVLTVIPVLVFFAFTQRFFISGMDGAVK, encoded by the coding sequence ATGTTTAAGAGTAAGGAATTGAACCGCCTCGTTACGATGGCACTGCAATATGCAAGCTTGATGGCGTTCGGTTTGTTCACGATGTTTCCACTGTTGTGGGCGGTGTCGTTCGGTTTGTCGAGCGATGGTTCTTACGCCTACTTGTTCCCACAAAGTTTTGTGCCGCACGTTAGTGGCGGTGATGGTACCTACAGTATTGGTACTACCTTGGTATGGTTTGAGCGTGTATTCGTTGAAATTCCATTTTCAACTTATTTCAAAAACTCTGTGATCATTACGACCTTAGCCGTAGTGGGTACGGTGGTGATTTCAGTTCTTGCGGCCTATCCATTAGCGCGGATGCGTTTTGCTGGCCGTAATTTCATCTTTGTTGCCATTATTGCAACCTTGATGCTGCCACAAGAAACTGCCTTGGTACCGAACTACATCACCATCGTAAAGCTGGGTAACTTTGCAGATTGGCTGCAATTAACGTTGACTGGTAGCGATGCTGCGACGTGGAAAAAGCTGATTGGTATGAATAGCTATCTGGGTGTGGTATTGCCAGGTATCGCAGGTGCTTTTGGTATCTTCTTGATGAAGCAAGCGTTTGAAGCGGTTCCACAAGATTTGATTGACGCAGCCCGTGTTGACGGTGCGACAGAAATGCAGATTCTGTGGCGCGTGATGTTGCCAGTAACTACGCCTTCAATCGCTGCGTTGGCGATCTTCACCTTGGTTAACCAATGGAATGAGTACATCTGGTCTTCAATTGTGATGCGTGCAAAAACCATGCAGCCATTGGCGGTTGGTGTATTTAACGACTTAACTGGCCCGTTGTCTGGCTCGCAAAATACATTGATGGCTGCCATCGTCTTGACGGTGATCCCAGTACTCGTGTTCTTTGCCTTCACACAACGATTCTTTATCTCCGGCATGGATGGCGCTGTTAAGTAA
- a CDS encoding ABC transporter ATP-binding protein, translating to MASVTLKNIKKNYTKDVCVIKGADLEIKDGEFVVFVGPSGCGKSTLMRMIAGLEDITAGELYIGDTLSNDIHASKRGIAMVFQSYALYPHMTVYDNMAFALKLAGTPKAEIDQRVKKAAEVLQMTHLLERKPKALSGGQRQRVAIGRSIVRNPKVFLFDEPLSNLDASLRMNMRVELSKLHQELKTTMLYVTHDQVEAMTLADRIVVFNAGVIQQVGTPLEMYENPSNLFVAGFLGSPKMNIFEAQVVGVEQNAAVVRLPKGISVRAAVNASTAKVGDKVTLGIRPEHIQLCADNDPEGIPARVDLTEHLGDIVLAYVEIPGINEIICAKLPSNMTGLKYGDSVRIKFPEAHSMLFDAEGIAFKRVRA from the coding sequence ATGGCTAGCGTAACTCTTAAAAACATCAAAAAGAACTACACCAAAGATGTATGTGTCATTAAAGGCGCGGATCTTGAGATCAAAGATGGTGAATTCGTTGTATTCGTAGGCCCATCTGGCTGCGGTAAATCAACGCTGATGCGTATGATTGCCGGTCTGGAAGACATTACAGCGGGTGAGTTGTACATTGGCGATACATTGTCGAATGACATCCACGCGTCAAAACGCGGTATTGCGATGGTGTTCCAGTCTTACGCACTGTACCCACACATGACTGTGTACGATAACATGGCCTTCGCTCTGAAATTGGCTGGTACACCGAAAGCCGAAATCGATCAGCGCGTGAAAAAAGCCGCTGAAGTATTGCAAATGACTCATTTGCTAGAGCGTAAACCTAAAGCATTGTCAGGTGGTCAGCGCCAGCGTGTTGCGATTGGTCGTTCAATCGTACGTAATCCAAAAGTATTCTTGTTCGACGAGCCATTGTCTAACTTGGACGCTTCATTGCGTATGAATATGCGTGTTGAATTGTCTAAATTGCACCAAGAATTGAAAACCACCATGCTGTATGTAACGCACGATCAGGTTGAGGCGATGACCTTGGCTGACCGTATCGTGGTATTCAATGCGGGTGTGATTCAGCAGGTTGGTACGCCGCTGGAAATGTACGAAAACCCATCAAACTTGTTCGTAGCTGGTTTCTTGGGCTCACCAAAAATGAATATTTTTGAAGCGCAAGTTGTTGGCGTAGAACAAAATGCAGCGGTTGTTCGTTTGCCAAAAGGCATTAGCGTACGTGCGGCAGTTAATGCTTCAACTGCGAAAGTAGGCGATAAAGTGACCTTGGGTATTCGTCCTGAGCACATCCAATTGTGCGCTGACAATGATCCAGAAGGCATTCCAGCACGTGTTGATTTGACCGAGCACTTGGGTGATATCGTATTGGCTTACGTTGAAATTCCAGGTATTAACGAAATCATTTGCGCGAAATTGCCATCAAATATGACTGGCCTGAAATATGGTGATTCAGTACGCATCAAATTCCCAGAAGCGCATAGCATGTTGTTTGATGCTGAAGGTATCGCGTTCAAACGTGTTCGTGCTTAA
- a CDS encoding NADP(H)-dependent aldo-keto reductase, producing MKYTQLGRSTLQVSQICLGTMTFGEQNTESQAHQQLDYALAQGINFIDTAEMYPVPAKAGTQGVTESYIGTWLQHQSRDKLVIASKVAGPNRGMEWIRGGPQLTREQIITACNASLQRLQTDYLDLYQIHWPARHVPMFGQTYYEPSQEYANAPSVQEQLSALSDLVRAGKVRYIGVSNETPWGVAEFIKVAERENLPTIQTIQNVYNLINRNFDHGLSEACHREQVSLLAYSPLAFGLLSGKYIDNPQASGRMTQFANFGVRYLKPHVPAAIKAYHELAHTHGLSTAQLALAWLYSRWYVSSTIIGATQMDQLAENIAAQEIHLSDEILQQIEAIHRRCTSPAQ from the coding sequence ATGAAATACACCCAATTAGGCCGCTCTACGCTACAGGTTTCGCAGATTTGCTTAGGGACAATGACTTTTGGCGAACAAAATACTGAGTCGCAGGCCCACCAACAACTCGATTATGCCTTAGCACAGGGTATTAATTTCATCGATACCGCTGAAATGTATCCTGTTCCCGCCAAGGCGGGCACCCAAGGCGTAACCGAAAGCTATATTGGCACGTGGCTGCAACACCAATCCCGCGATAAGCTAGTCATTGCCAGCAAAGTGGCAGGCCCCAATCGTGGCATGGAATGGATTCGTGGTGGCCCACAATTAACACGCGAGCAAATCATCACTGCGTGTAATGCTTCTCTTCAGCGCTTGCAGACCGATTATCTCGATCTCTACCAAATTCACTGGCCTGCGCGACATGTACCGATGTTTGGACAAACTTATTATGAGCCCAGCCAAGAATACGCTAATGCGCCAAGCGTACAAGAGCAACTTTCAGCACTATCCGACTTGGTTCGTGCCGGCAAAGTGCGCTATATCGGGGTTTCTAATGAAACACCATGGGGCGTAGCTGAATTTATTAAAGTAGCGGAGCGCGAAAATCTCCCTACGATCCAAACGATTCAGAATGTTTACAACCTGATCAATCGAAATTTTGATCACGGACTCAGTGAAGCCTGCCATCGCGAACAAGTGAGTTTACTGGCGTATAGCCCGCTAGCATTTGGTTTATTGTCAGGTAAATATATCGACAATCCGCAAGCCTCAGGCCGGATGACTCAATTTGCTAATTTTGGTGTTCGCTACCTCAAACCGCATGTACCCGCTGCGATTAAGGCCTATCACGAGCTGGCTCACACACATGGCTTAAGCACCGCACAACTCGCCCTCGCGTGGCTGTATAGTCGCTGGTATGTCAGCAGCACTATCATTGGCGCAACTCAGATGGACCAGCTTGCAGAAAATATTGCAGCTCAAGAGATTCATTTAAGCGATGAGATCTTGCAACAAATCGAGGCAATCCATCGGCGCTGCACTAGCCCGGCTCAATAG
- a CDS encoding TraB/GumN family protein, giving the protein MFARLHPVLTLAFCACLSLMGCSASAEKNTNAKAVLWKIESANTNPSWLLATVQTPEGHSVEFKPEVEPALLNSRFIGTEYYSDMNSSIQLAQAMVSKDAPLANALGAERYAKITPLLAARGYPANVSAKLHPWAATMLLFSPRQSKENVPMDEYVFQYATETNKPYFALESIEQQLNPFQSIPLARQLILIDAFIANQAALEDAYKKNMAAYIKSDLESIDPLAQFETIALPKAEQAWFKEWRKNHKAKRNQALVERLKTPLGKGDAFFTVSAAQVKGSDGLLAALRGAGYKVSAVSAASKKP; this is encoded by the coding sequence ATGTTTGCACGTTTACACCCTGTATTGACTCTCGCATTTTGTGCCTGTCTTAGCCTGATGGGCTGCTCAGCCAGTGCTGAAAAGAACACCAATGCCAAAGCCGTACTTTGGAAAATCGAAAGCGCCAATACCAACCCCTCGTGGTTGTTAGCAACAGTGCAAACGCCGGAAGGTCACAGTGTTGAATTCAAGCCCGAGGTTGAGCCAGCGTTGCTCAATTCGCGCTTTATTGGCACCGAATACTACAGCGACATGAATTCTTCGATCCAACTCGCTCAGGCGATGGTCAGCAAGGATGCTCCACTTGCCAATGCATTAGGGGCTGAGCGCTACGCGAAAATCACACCGCTACTTGCCGCCCGCGGCTACCCAGCCAATGTATCGGCCAAACTGCACCCATGGGCGGCCACCATGTTGCTGTTCTCTCCGCGCCAGAGCAAAGAAAACGTGCCGATGGATGAGTACGTGTTCCAGTATGCGACCGAAACTAATAAGCCCTATTTTGCCCTCGAAAGCATAGAACAACAGCTCAACCCATTTCAGTCCATCCCCTTGGCGCGGCAACTGATCCTGATAGATGCCTTTATCGCCAATCAAGCCGCTCTAGAAGATGCCTATAAGAAAAACATGGCGGCTTATATCAAATCAGATCTCGAATCGATTGATCCATTGGCCCAATTTGAAACCATCGCCCTACCCAAAGCAGAACAAGCGTGGTTTAAAGAATGGCGCAAAAACCATAAAGCCAAACGCAATCAAGCGCTGGTCGAACGACTAAAAACTCCGTTAGGCAAAGGCGATGCGTTCTTTACTGTTAGTGCAGCACAAGTCAAAGGTAGCGATGGGCTCTTGGCGGCCTTGCGTGGCGCTGGCTACAAAGTGAGCGCGGTAAGTGCAGCGAGCAAAAAACCATGA
- a CDS encoding ammonium transporter: MDAFRTSTDVLFILLGAIMILAMHAGFAFLELGTVRKKNQVNALVKILTDFAVSAIAYFFVGYTIAYGVHMLVPVSELNAASGYGMVKFFFLLTFAAAIPAIVSGGIAERAKFHPQSAATFILVGLVYPFFEGMMWNNNYGVQDLFKAWFGATFHDFAGSVVVHAVGGWIGLAAVLHLGARRGRYSKEGRVAAHPPSSIPFLALGAWILIVGWFGFNVMSAQKIEGISGLVAMNSLMAMVGGTLVATVMGKNDPGFIHNGPLAGLVAVCAGSDIMHPLGALVVGGVAGGIFVYLFTVTQNKWKIDDVLGVWPLHGICGAWGGIAAGLFGSKALGGIGGVSILAQLVGTLLGVVIAFVGGYLVYGLLKKTVGIRLSDEEEFNGADLSIHQISASPERETNW; the protein is encoded by the coding sequence ATGGACGCTTTTCGCACCAGTACGGACGTACTGTTTATTTTATTGGGCGCGATTATGATTTTGGCAATGCATGCCGGCTTCGCATTTCTGGAGCTCGGTACTGTGCGCAAAAAAAATCAGGTGAATGCCCTAGTTAAGATCCTGACCGATTTTGCAGTATCAGCGATTGCCTACTTTTTTGTTGGCTATACCATTGCCTATGGCGTTCATATGCTTGTTCCGGTCAGCGAGCTCAATGCTGCCAGCGGCTATGGCATGGTGAAATTTTTCTTTTTACTGACGTTTGCGGCAGCTATTCCAGCGATTGTATCGGGCGGGATTGCAGAGCGCGCCAAATTTCATCCGCAATCAGCCGCTACATTCATTTTGGTTGGCCTGGTTTACCCCTTCTTTGAAGGGATGATGTGGAATAACAATTATGGTGTGCAGGATTTATTTAAAGCGTGGTTTGGCGCCACCTTCCATGACTTTGCGGGTTCGGTCGTTGTACATGCTGTTGGCGGCTGGATTGGCTTGGCTGCGGTGCTCCATCTTGGTGCGCGTCGTGGCCGCTACAGCAAAGAGGGTCGCGTTGCGGCACATCCACCTTCAAGCATCCCTTTTCTGGCCTTGGGCGCGTGGATTCTGATTGTTGGCTGGTTTGGTTTTAATGTGATGAGCGCACAAAAAATCGAAGGCATTTCCGGCTTGGTTGCGATGAATTCACTCATGGCCATGGTGGGCGGCACGCTAGTTGCAACGGTGATGGGTAAAAATGACCCGGGGTTTATCCACAACGGCCCTTTAGCTGGCTTGGTGGCAGTTTGTGCTGGCTCAGATATCATGCATCCACTTGGTGCGCTGGTCGTTGGTGGTGTAGCAGGCGGCATCTTTGTCTACCTGTTTACGGTCACCCAAAACAAATGGAAGATCGATGATGTACTAGGGGTCTGGCCACTACATGGCATTTGTGGCGCATGGGGCGGTATTGCTGCAGGCCTATTTGGCAGCAAAGCTTTGGGTGGCATAGGCGGAGTAAGTATTCTGGCACAACTCGTTGGGACGCTCTTAGGGGTGGTGATTGCTTTTGTCGGTGGCTATCTGGTTTATGGCCTACTCAAAAAAACGGTCGGTATCCGCCTCAGTGATGAAGAAGAATTCAATGGAGCCGATTTAAGCATCCACCAAATTTCAGCTAGCCCAGAGCGTGAGACCAACTGGTAA
- the ppa gene encoding inorganic diphosphatase: protein MDISKIAAGKNLPEDFNVIIEIPANAPPVKYEFDKESGAIIVDRFVGTSMSYPMNYGFVPHTLSLDGDPVDVLVYTPFPLAPGMVIKCRAVGVLGMEDESGMDAKVIAVPVPKVCAMFAHIEKLEDIPELLLAQVKHYFEHYKDLEKGKWVKVTGWGDKAAAEAEIMTSYERAQKA, encoded by the coding sequence ATGGACATCAGCAAAATTGCCGCAGGTAAAAACCTGCCGGAAGATTTCAACGTCATCATTGAAATTCCTGCCAATGCACCACCAGTAAAATACGAATTCGACAAAGAATCTGGCGCGATCATCGTTGACCGTTTCGTGGGTACTTCAATGTCTTACCCAATGAACTACGGTTTCGTGCCACACACCTTGTCACTGGATGGTGATCCTGTAGATGTGCTGGTTTACACCCCATTCCCATTAGCACCAGGTATGGTCATCAAATGCCGTGCAGTGGGTGTCTTGGGCATGGAAGACGAATCGGGCATGGACGCCAAAGTCATTGCCGTTCCTGTACCGAAAGTCTGTGCGATGTTCGCTCACATCGAAAAACTGGAAGACATTCCAGAATTGCTGCTCGCCCAAGTAAAACACTACTTCGAGCACTACAAAGACCTAGAAAAAGGCAAGTGGGTTAAAGTGACTGGCTGGGGCGACAAAGCCGCTGCCGAAGCTGAAATCATGACGAGCTACGAGCGAGCACAAAAAGCCTAA
- a CDS encoding bifunctional acetate--CoA ligase family protein/GNAT family N-acetyltransferase: MKPHYLAPLFDPRVIAVIGGSETPGSVGEKVMRNLVDSGYTGKVFPVNLRHQTVFGLETVKTIAKVTEKVDLAILTTPSKTLAELIEGCGKQGIRFVMVMSWDFVGTDAKGKVLLDKILARARQYGMRILGPTAFGFIRAPSKLLACNHQGKVKNGSMALVSQSSAVTSAILDWAESQDLGFSSVVSLGTAADIDVGDVLDYLVADPKTKSILLYIEDLKDARLFMSALRAASRSKAVLALKVGRFDHDDRIGRTHSERLIGGDDVFDVALKRAGVLRLRSINQLFTAARVLDGSYKTKGRRLAIITNGIGAGMMAVDRAHELHVQLPRLSAETIAKLDAFLPPQAQHHNPVDILGDASAERFKIATEIVLHDPNIDGVLVVFTPQSGTDDMATAEAMIALRRTTEKPILLSWIGGKKVEGSRKLLSKAQCAHFSSPENAVEVFYSLASWQYNQQLLLQTPAPIGEMEEPDFETAHMIIEGVLASGREVLDEVESKALLRAFHIPVTLTVRAKTADDAVTAAMGLGLPVALKIDAEGILHKTDIDGVVLNLNSLVQVASESNKMLARAHDRLGSEHVRGLVIQPMHGKKSGRELMVGVSRDRAFGPVITFGFGGIAVEVFNDVAVSLPPLNEYLAENLIRRTRVKKMLGAFRNQPPVDMAAVKMVLMRVSEMVCELPQIQQMDINPLVADENGVVAVDAKIIIAPVPEQARRYSHMAIHPYPAHLASVTQLKNGMPMALRPIRPEDAELVATFVSNLSDESRYNRFMSTLKTLPQALLARFTQLDYTREMAIVATVETGGGEMIIGVARFTANPDRDSCEFAVVIDDRWQGKGLGVRLMDALFNAARDMNLKVIEGEVLSSNKTMLAFMKHLGFSIGPHPDDDGLKWVVKPLN, translated from the coding sequence ATGAAACCACATTATCTAGCCCCGCTATTTGATCCCCGCGTTATTGCGGTGATTGGTGGTTCTGAAACACCAGGCTCGGTTGGTGAAAAAGTAATGCGTAACCTGGTGGATTCGGGTTATACCGGCAAAGTGTTTCCGGTTAATTTGCGCCATCAAACCGTTTTTGGGCTTGAAACAGTCAAAACGATAGCCAAAGTTACGGAAAAAGTGGATTTGGCTATTCTCACCACGCCTAGCAAAACGCTGGCCGAGTTAATCGAAGGTTGCGGCAAGCAAGGCATTCGTTTTGTGATGGTGATGTCGTGGGACTTTGTGGGCACCGACGCCAAAGGCAAAGTCTTACTCGATAAAATTCTCGCGCGTGCGCGGCAATATGGCATGCGTATTCTCGGGCCGACTGCATTTGGTTTTATTCGTGCCCCTAGCAAATTACTGGCCTGTAATCATCAAGGCAAAGTCAAAAATGGCAGCATGGCCTTGGTGTCGCAATCTTCGGCGGTGACCTCAGCGATTCTGGATTGGGCAGAATCACAGGATTTGGGTTTTTCGTCGGTTGTATCACTCGGCACTGCCGCTGATATTGATGTGGGTGATGTGCTTGATTATCTGGTTGCCGACCCGAAGACCAAATCAATTTTGCTATACATCGAGGATTTAAAAGATGCGCGCCTGTTTATGTCGGCGCTGCGAGCTGCTTCGCGCTCCAAAGCGGTGTTGGCCTTGAAGGTTGGACGATTTGATCATGATGATCGAATAGGGCGTACCCACTCGGAACGCCTAATCGGTGGCGATGACGTATTCGATGTTGCACTCAAGCGCGCCGGGGTATTGCGTCTGCGCTCGATTAATCAATTATTTACTGCCGCACGTGTTTTGGATGGCTCCTATAAGACCAAAGGGCGGCGTCTGGCGATTATTACCAACGGGATAGGCGCTGGGATGATGGCGGTCGATCGGGCTCATGAATTGCATGTGCAATTGCCACGCTTAAGTGCCGAGACGATTGCCAAGCTGGACGCTTTCTTACCGCCGCAAGCTCAGCACCATAACCCCGTGGATATTTTGGGCGATGCTAGTGCCGAACGCTTCAAGATCGCGACGGAGATCGTATTGCACGATCCCAACATTGACGGAGTACTGGTGGTGTTCACCCCACAAAGTGGCACCGATGATATGGCTACAGCAGAAGCAATGATTGCTTTGCGGCGAACCACTGAAAAGCCAATTTTACTGTCGTGGATTGGTGGTAAAAAAGTTGAAGGAAGCCGAAAACTACTCTCGAAAGCACAGTGTGCGCACTTTAGTTCACCTGAAAATGCCGTAGAGGTGTTTTACTCGCTGGCGTCATGGCAGTACAACCAACAATTATTGCTACAGACGCCCGCACCGATTGGCGAAATGGAAGAGCCCGACTTTGAAACGGCACACATGATTATTGAAGGTGTCTTAGCCAGCGGGCGCGAAGTGCTCGACGAAGTCGAATCCAAAGCGTTGCTGCGTGCCTTCCATATTCCGGTTACCCTCACGGTGCGCGCTAAAACCGCTGATGACGCGGTGACTGCGGCCATGGGCTTGGGCTTGCCCGTGGCGCTGAAAATCGATGCCGAAGGCATCCTGCACAAAACCGATATCGACGGCGTGGTACTCAACCTCAATAGTTTGGTGCAAGTCGCATCCGAGTCGAACAAAATGCTTGCTCGTGCACATGACCGGCTCGGCTCGGAACACGTTCGTGGTTTGGTGATTCAGCCCATGCATGGTAAAAAATCGGGCCGCGAGTTGATGGTTGGTGTCTCGCGTGATCGCGCCTTTGGTCCAGTGATTACTTTCGGTTTTGGTGGTATTGCCGTGGAGGTATTTAACGATGTGGCAGTCTCGTTGCCGCCTCTGAACGAATACCTCGCAGAAAACTTAATTCGCCGCACACGTGTCAAAAAAATGCTTGGTGCATTTCGTAATCAGCCGCCCGTTGATATGGCTGCCGTTAAAATGGTGTTGATGCGTGTTTCTGAAATGGTGTGCGAATTGCCGCAGATTCAGCAAATGGACATTAACCCTTTGGTCGCTGATGAAAATGGTGTTGTTGCCGTCGATGCGAAAATCATTATCGCGCCCGTTCCTGAGCAGGCACGACGGTATAGCCATATGGCGATACACCCTTATCCGGCGCATCTGGCTAGTGTGACGCAGCTTAAAAATGGTATGCCCATGGCCTTGCGGCCAATTCGCCCAGAAGATGCAGAGTTAGTGGCGACTTTTGTGAGTAATCTTTCTGATGAAAGCCGCTATAACCGCTTTATGAGCACCTTGAAAACCTTGCCTCAGGCATTGCTTGCGCGCTTTACTCAGCTCGATTACACGCGGGAAATGGCAATTGTTGCCACGGTGGAAACTGGCGGTGGTGAAATGATTATTGGTGTGGCGCGTTTTACCGCAAACCCCGATCGCGATAGTTGTGAATTTGCGGTTGTGATTGACGATCGCTGGCAAGGAAAGGGGCTTGGGGTAAGATTGATGGATGCGCTATTTAATGCTGCGCGTGATATGAATCTAAAAGTAATTGAAGGCGAGGTGCTCAGTAGTAATAAGACCATGCTTGCCTTTATGAAACATTTGGGCTTTAGTATTGGGCCACATCCAGATGATGATGGCCTTAAATGGGTGGTAAAACCGTTAAACTGA